Proteins from one Salvelinus namaycush isolate Seneca chromosome 34, SaNama_1.0, whole genome shotgun sequence genomic window:
- the LOC120028659 gene encoding leucine-rich repeat-containing protein 15-like produces MSSLVKLFLRGNYLGSLGPGQLQGLSALTFLDLSENNMEALQPGSLQGLGQLKTLILTLNQINSLQYGALGGAPALTDLHLSSNSIAEFEEGVFENSSKLVKLILSKNNLVSIGNGTFSGAVNLSHLDLSGNRLDSVPVAALKDVSQLHSLYLQKNSITFLPEDAFSELSHLRILVLNNNHLSIMAKDSLSGLAHLGQLDLSYNNLQSLPSEVFQYLGRLELLDLYHNRLTYLPENLFHNLTLLRELQLDSNKISYIPPGLFHMVSKLRELQLDNNQIADLHNALFSRLSRLRTLYLDNNAISKIPRGLFHKTKSLRELQLNNNHLRSLPKSIFHGLAKLHSLKLFNNRLTALKPELFSTLGNLRELLLNENLIEDLPTGVFSKLRSLKMLDLDNNRLSALTPAGFDGLGTLKELHLSFNQLRDLPYATFCSLTDLRRLHLQNNRLVALHPQVFAHLADLQELDLDNNQIEQLHPDMFQGPHRLQKLHLKSNRLSTLLNGTLEPLESLKVLHLEGNPWDCSCRSPILYISNWIINNTQTLQDEPMCSTLNRPISQPAHVLKPCVSFACFPRHQLPLEMLTVLTAWVLASGFL; encoded by the coding sequence ATGAGCAGCCTGGTCAAGCTGTTTCTCAGGGGTAATTACCTGGGTTCATTGGGCCCTGGGCAGCTCCAAGGCCTCTCAGCACTCACCTTCCTGGACCTCAGTGAGAACAACATGGAGGCCCTGCAACCAGGATCCCTACAAGGCCTTGGTCAATTAAAGACGCTCATTCTAACACTGAACCAGATCAACAGCCTGCAGTACGGGGCACTGGGTGGAGCCCCGGCACTCACTGACCTTCACCTGAGCAGCAACAGTATTGCGGAGTTCGAGGAAGGGGTGTTTGAGAACTCATCCAAATTGGTAAAGCTGATTTTGTCTAAGAACAACTTGGTTAGCATTGGGAATGGCACATTCAGTGGAGCAGTTAACCTGAGTCATCTGGACCTCAGTGGAAACAGGTTAGATTCTGTGCCCGTTGCTGCCCTGAAGGATGTGTCACAGCTGCACAGCTTGTACCTCCAGAAGAACAGCATCACCTTTTTACCAGAAGATGCTTTCTCTGAGCTCAGCCATCTAAGGATTTTGGTTTTGAATAATAACCACCTGAGCATAATGGCTAAGGACTCATTGAGCGGTCTAGCCCATCTCGGTCAATTGGATCTGAGCTACAATAACCTCCAATCCCTCCCTTCTGAAGTGTTTCAATATCTAGGCAGACTGGAGCTTCTGGATCTCTACCACAACAGGCTTACATACCTTCCAGAGAACCTGTTTCACAACCTAACTCTGCTGAGAGAGCTGCAACTTGACAGCAACAAGATCTCATACATACCACCAGGGCTCTTTCACATGGTGTCTAAGCTAAGGGAACTCCAGCTGGACAACAATCAGATAGCTGACCTCCACAATGCCTTGTTCTCCAGACTGAGCAGGCTACGGACACTCTACCTGGACAACAACGCAATAAGCAAGATTCCCAGAGGCCTATTCCACAAGACCAAGAGCCTCAGGGAGCTACAGTTGAACAATAACCACCTCAGGTCTCTCCCTAAGTCCATCTTCCATGGTCTGGCTAAACTCCACTCCCTGAAGCTTTTCAATAACCGTCTCACAGCTCTCAAACCTGAGCTGTTTTCTACCCTTGGAAACCTGAGAGAGCTCCTGCTGAATGAAAACCTGATCGAAGATCTTCCCACAGGCGTATTTTCTAAACTTCGCAGCCTCAAGATGCTGGATTTGGATAACAACCGCCTCTCAGCACTGACTCCTGCAGGCTTTGATGGGTTAGGTACACTAAAGGAGCTTCATCTCAGCTTCAATCAGCTCCGTGATCTCCCATATGCAACCTTCTGCTCCCTGACTGACCTACGTAGACTCCATCTCCAGAACAACCGCTTGGTGGCCTTGCACCCTCAAGTCTTCGCACACCTGGCCGACTTACAGGAGCTTGACTTAGACAACAACCAGATAGAACAGCTACACCCTGACATGTTTCAAGGCCCTCACCGTCTCCAGAAACTTCACCTGAAATCAAACCGCCTCAGTACTCTTTTGAATGGGACACTGGAGCCTTTGGAGAGCCTGAAGGTCCTCCACCTGGAGGGGAACCCCTGGGACTGCTCTTGCAGATCACCCATCCTGTACATCAGTAACTGGATCATCAACAACACCCAGACGTTACAGGACGAACCCATGTGTTCCACACTCAACCGACCCATTTCACAGCCTGCACACGTTTTAAAGCCCTGTGTGAGCTTTGCATGCTTCCCCAGACACCAACTTCCCCTAGAGATGCTGACAGTGCTTACAGCTTGGGTTCTAGCTAGCGGTTTTCTTTGA
- the LOC120029017 gene encoding gastrula zinc finger protein XlCGF57.1-like, with the protein MSVLQGQIGSILEIMVRATVTEISKVIEGSASSEVPTTGDNASEAPNEQFTQLTSFMEILAKEAVDQICKLFNECSSVLHLEVSRSQTENEDLKKRLDAVETKLRTVLEGSGGQENTSANGCCSEVKIIHQLKGTQPGVCAGDAEVKRSPILHLWKGRLPSTVNEHSNMEHTIESVIIKEEGLEDYLYSSTSDPSYFLESQAQELSDPENPSEDPKDRGGAAGPKHLRKPKITGARRARPKKEKYLSCKHCRKTFSKLIQLKAHQAIHAAAEKPFNCKQCGRGFSFKRSLDAHQLLHTGERPHTCGDCGKAFTLKQLLKNHQRLHAGLRPFRCDECGKSFNRAHGLKMHQIVHTGERKYSCEICKKSFSIPGNLHRHKRIHTGEKPFRCDTCGKSFNQADTLKGHQRIHTGERPFTCETCGKCFIQRSALKMHQRTHAGENAFLCVVCGTVLACVNSFKTHLQAHTAELPCICSVCGSSLSSLTHLKSHQQLHTMEKPHSCGLCNKSFKSVSYLNIHMKTHTGERPFTCDVCGRMFTQHSSLKTHQAVHTGEKPFSCGTCGKCFSNTGNLNRHQRIHTGEKPFSCDLCGRSFNQGNSLKAHKQIHTGEKLFMCDKCGKSFSYLRNLKDHKCYYI; encoded by the exons TTTACCCAGTTGACCTCATTCATGGAGATACTGGCAAAGGAGGCTGTGGACCAAATCTGCAAGCTATTCAACGAGTGCTCCTCCGTTCTGCATCTGGAAGTGTCTCGGAGTCAAACTGAGAATGAGGACTTGAAGAAGAGGCTAGATGCGGTTGAGACCAAACTGAGGACTGTCTTAGAAGGGAGTGGAGGACAAGAGAACACATCAGCCAATGGCTGCTGCAGTGAAGTCAAGATCATCCACCAGTTAAAAGGCACACAACCAG GCGTATGCGCTGGTGATGCAGAAGTGAAACGATCCCCCATCCTCCACCTGTGGAAAGGGAGACTTCCCTCAACTGTAAACGAG CACTCCAACATGGAGCACACGATCGAGTCAGTTATTATCAAAGAAGAAGGCTTAGAAGATTACCtgtacagcagcacctcagaccCAAGTTATTTTTTAGAGAGCCAAGCCCAGGAGTTGAGTGACCCAGAGAACCCCTCAGAGGACCCAAAGGACAGAGGCGGCGCCGCAGGGCCAAAGCATTTGAGAAAGCCAAAGATCACTGGGGCTCGTCGGGCAAGGCCCAAAAAGGAGAAATATCTTAGCTGCAAGCACTGCAGGAAGACATTCAGCAAACTGATCCAGCTGAAAGCTCACCAGGCGATCCATGCAGCAGCGGAGAAACCTTTTAACTGCAAACAGTGCGGTAGAGGTTTTTCCTTTAAACGCAGTTTGGATGCACACCAGCTGCTTCACACAGGAGAGCGACCACACACCTGTGGCGATTGTGGTAAAGCTTTCACCCTAAAGCAGCTGCTCAAGAATCACCAGAGACTCCATGCAGGGTTGAGACCGTTCCGCTGCGATGAATGTGGCAAGAGCTTTAACCGGGCCCACGGTCTCAAGATGCACCAGATCGTCCACACGGGAGAGAGGAAATACAGCTGTGAGATCTGCAAGAAGAGTTTCAGCATACCAGGAAATCTCCACAGGCACAAGCGTATACACACTGGCGAGAAACCGTTCCGTTGCGATACGTGCGGGAAAAGCTTCAACCAGGCAGACACTCTGAAAGGACACCAGcggatccacacaggagagaggccATTTACCTGTGAGACGTGTGGGAAGTGTTTCATTCAAAGAAGTGCACTGAAAATGCACCAAAGAACCCATGCAGGAGAGAACGCCTtcctctgtgtggtgtgtgggacAGTACTGGCTTGCGTCAACTCTTTcaaaacacaccttcaggctcaCACAGCAGAGCTGCCTTGTATTTGCTCAGTGTGCGGTAGTAGTCTCAGTTCACTCACTCACCTCAAATCGCACCAGCAACTCCACACTATGGAGAAGCCGCACAGCTGTGGCCTATGCAACAAGAGCTTCAAGTCAGTCAGCTACCTGAACATACACATGAAAACTCACACTGGGGAGAGACCGTTCACCTGTGACGTGTGTGGAAGGATGTTCACTCAACACAGCAGCCTGAAAACCCACCAGGCAGTCCATACTGGGGAGAAACCTTTCAGCTGTGGAACGTGTGGGAAATGTTTCAGCAACACTGGGAACCTCAACAGGCACCAGCGGATAcatactggagagaagccttttaGCTGTGACCTCTGTGGGAGGAGCTTCAACCAGGGCAACAGCCTCAAAGCACACAAACaaatccacacaggggagaaactaTTCATGTGCGACAAATGCGGGAAGAGTTTTTCCTACCTGAGGAATCTGAAAGATCACAAGTGCTACTATATCTAA